From the Solibacillus sp. FSL R5-0449 genome, one window contains:
- a CDS encoding fumarylacetoacetate hydrolase family protein, translating into MTSITKLSVVDELYWAEKNAQTLEQFANKIDGFSEREAYEIQQLLVDKKIEQEQTEQIGWKLGLTSKAKQQMMGVHEPSYGVLLKNMYLIEGGKHDLAPYIHPKLEPELAFVLKKPLKGSPTLEEVIDAIDFVLPAFEIIDSRFERFKFTLLDAIADNSSSSRYILGNRPIKLDADFIDALGVIYYKNGEIVASTTSGAVMQNPLISIQWLAEKLHERNLHLKPRDLILSGSISEAIEIKPGDFFHASFQSLGTISVSFTGGAGECHSSK; encoded by the coding sequence ATGACGAGTATTACTAAATTATCGGTTGTAGATGAGTTGTATTGGGCTGAAAAAAATGCGCAAACACTTGAACAGTTTGCCAATAAAATAGATGGGTTCTCGGAGCGTGAAGCTTATGAAATTCAGCAATTACTAGTAGATAAAAAAATAGAACAAGAACAAACGGAACAAATCGGGTGGAAGTTAGGATTAACATCAAAAGCAAAACAGCAGATGATGGGGGTCCACGAGCCGTCATATGGTGTGCTTTTGAAAAACATGTACTTAATCGAAGGCGGTAAACATGATTTAGCACCATACATTCATCCGAAACTGGAACCTGAACTCGCTTTCGTTTTAAAGAAACCGTTGAAAGGTTCTCCGACTTTAGAAGAAGTAATCGATGCAATTGATTTTGTGCTGCCGGCATTTGAAATCATTGATAGTCGATTTGAACGCTTTAAGTTTACGTTACTTGATGCGATTGCCGATAATTCATCCTCGAGTCGGTATATTTTGGGCAACCGTCCAATAAAACTAGATGCCGATTTTATTGATGCATTAGGGGTTATTTACTACAAAAATGGAGAAATCGTCGCTTCGACAACATCTGGAGCAGTGATGCAAAATCCGCTTATAAGCATTCAATGGTTAGCGGAAAAGCTACACGAGCGGAACTTGCATTTAAAACCACGCGACTTAATTTTAAGCGGGTCGATTAGTGAAGCAATCGAAATAAAACCGGGGGACTTTTTCCATGCAAGTTTCCAAAGTTTAGGAACGATTTCGGTTTCATTTACTGGAGGTGCGGGCGAATGCCATTCATCCAAGTAA
- a CDS encoding 2-hydroxymuconate tautomerase family protein, whose protein sequence is MPFIQVTILEGRTPEQKERLIEQLSKTASDVLEAPIETVRVHLQETAATHWGIAGKSVAKRRETDANN, encoded by the coding sequence ATGCCATTCATCCAAGTAACGATTTTAGAAGGACGTACACCCGAGCAAAAGGAGCGTCTTATTGAACAATTGAGCAAAACAGCCAGCGATGTATTGGAGGCACCAATCGAAACAGTCCGCGTCCATTTACAGGAAACAGCTGCAACACATTGGGGCATAGCAGGGAAATCCGTTGCCAAAAGGAGAGAGACAGATGCTAACAACTGA
- a CDS encoding 2-keto-4-pentenoate hydratase, which translates to MANAQGFASMLLEAEQTKAPIEPFTQLAPTISLEQAYEIQLAYVEQKKQAGHKVIGKKIGATSKAIQNMFNVNQPDYGHLFDYMLYKSGDTINIDQLIQPKIESELAFVLKEDIKGPNITPLDVLLAIDYIVPAFEIIDSRIADWRIKFEDTVSDNGSSGLVVLGDQRLSIYDIDLTTIGLNTYQNGELIEMGTGSNVLGNPINSAVWLANALQQFNVPLLAGEVILTGAFTSALPIEKGDHFKAAFGQIGSVEVKFV; encoded by the coding sequence ATGGCAAATGCACAAGGGTTTGCTTCAATGCTTTTGGAAGCTGAGCAGACGAAGGCACCAATTGAACCATTTACACAGCTCGCGCCTACAATTTCATTAGAACAGGCTTATGAAATCCAACTTGCTTATGTAGAGCAAAAAAAACAGGCTGGCCATAAAGTCATCGGCAAAAAAATTGGCGCTACGAGTAAAGCAATTCAAAATATGTTCAACGTTAATCAGCCGGATTACGGTCATTTGTTCGATTATATGTTGTACAAATCGGGCGATACGATCAATATCGATCAACTGATTCAGCCTAAAATCGAATCAGAGCTTGCCTTTGTATTAAAAGAAGATATTAAAGGACCTAATATTACGCCTTTAGATGTATTATTGGCGATTGATTATATTGTTCCGGCCTTTGAAATAATCGACAGCCGTATTGCCGACTGGCGAATCAAATTTGAAGATACGGTATCAGATAATGGCTCTTCCGGATTGGTCGTTTTAGGAGATCAACGTCTATCGATTTATGATATTGACTTAACAACAATCGGTTTGAATACGTATCAGAATGGCGAACTCATTGAAATGGGTACAGGAAGTAATGTTTTAGGCAATCCGATTAATTCTGCAGTTTGGTTAGCGAACGCATTACAGCAGTTTAATGTCCCGCTGCTTGCTGGCGAAGTGATTTTAACTGGCGCATTTACATCAGCGTTACCAATTGAAAAAGGGGATCATTTTAAGGCAGCCTTCGGACAAATTGGTTCGGTTGAAGTGAAGTTTGTATAG
- a CDS encoding aldehyde dehydrogenase: MLTTEKEVLTVNHFINGQYRQSATKKTFEVHDPSNQRLIAIVSEASEEDVTEAANSARQAFEHSEWRTMPLAERCAKIRRMADIIVERKEEIARLEAMDVGKPYQHAVGSDIPRAAHNLRFYADFVEKQGDEAYPMDENFINYTRYEPVGVAGLITPWNAPFMLTTWKLGPCLAAGNTAVIKPAELTPLSVSLLGEIAQQAGIPDGVVNVIHGSGKTVGTWVTEQPEIDLISFTGSTVTGKQIIKNGADTLKKTSFELGGKAANIIFEDADLSKAVPTSIQAAFLNSGQVCLAGSRILVQRTILDEFLEKFKAAAEALVVGDPQDPKTTTGPLVSKVQYDKVNYYIELAKEEGAKLITGDQPLQLSDDLAKGYYIAPTIFLHHDPNARTCQEEIFGPVVTILPFDTEEEALAIANNTDYGLNGVIWTENLKRAHRVSYAVRAGTIWVNCWFVRDLRVPFGGFKKSGVGREGGRHSMEFFTEAKNICISLN; this comes from the coding sequence ATGCTAACAACTGAAAAAGAAGTGTTAACGGTTAATCATTTTATTAATGGACAATACAGACAATCCGCAACAAAGAAAACATTTGAAGTACATGATCCTTCCAACCAACGTTTAATTGCGATTGTTTCGGAAGCATCCGAAGAGGACGTTACAGAAGCGGCAAACAGTGCGCGCCAGGCTTTTGAACATAGTGAATGGCGTACAATGCCGTTAGCGGAGCGTTGTGCGAAAATTCGCCGGATGGCAGATATTATCGTTGAACGAAAAGAAGAAATTGCCCGCCTTGAAGCAATGGATGTAGGAAAGCCTTATCAGCATGCAGTCGGCTCCGATATCCCACGTGCTGCCCATAATTTGCGGTTCTATGCAGACTTCGTTGAGAAGCAAGGGGATGAAGCGTATCCAATGGATGAAAACTTTATCAACTATACACGCTATGAGCCGGTTGGTGTAGCAGGTCTAATTACGCCTTGGAATGCACCATTTATGTTAACAACTTGGAAATTGGGTCCATGTCTTGCAGCGGGGAATACAGCTGTCATTAAGCCGGCTGAATTGACGCCATTATCGGTTTCACTTCTTGGAGAAATTGCACAACAGGCAGGCATTCCTGATGGTGTCGTAAACGTGATTCATGGAAGTGGAAAAACGGTTGGTACATGGGTAACGGAACAGCCTGAAATTGATTTGATTTCTTTTACAGGATCGACAGTTACAGGTAAACAGATTATTAAAAATGGCGCGGATACATTGAAGAAAACATCATTTGAGCTTGGCGGAAAAGCAGCGAATATTATTTTCGAAGATGCGGATTTATCAAAAGCTGTACCGACATCGATTCAGGCAGCATTTTTAAATTCTGGGCAAGTTTGTTTAGCCGGTTCACGCATTTTAGTGCAGCGTACAATTTTAGATGAATTTTTGGAGAAATTTAAAGCGGCAGCAGAGGCACTAGTCGTTGGCGATCCGCAAGACCCGAAAACGACAACGGGCCCATTAGTAAGTAAAGTGCAATACGATAAGGTGAATTATTATATTGAACTAGCCAAAGAAGAAGGGGCAAAACTGATTACAGGTGACCAGCCGCTACAATTATCGGATGATCTGGCAAAGGGCTACTACATCGCCCCGACGATTTTCCTGCATCATGATCCGAATGCACGTACATGTCAGGAAGAAATCTTTGGTCCAGTCGTAACGATCTTACCGTTCGATACTGAAGAAGAAGCTTTAGCAATTGCGAACAATACGGATTATGGATTAAACGGGGTCATTTGGACAGAAAATCTGAAGCGAGCACATCGTGTGTCATATGCTGTCCGTGCAGGAACAATTTGGGTGAATTGCTGGTTTGTTCGTGACTTACGTGTTCCATTTGGCGGCTTCAAAAAGAGCGGTGTTGGTCGAGAAGGCGGACGTCATAGTATGGAATTCTTTACAGAAGCGAAAAATATTTGCATCTCCTTAAACTAA